From Coffea arabica cultivar ET-39 chromosome 10e, Coffea Arabica ET-39 HiFi, whole genome shotgun sequence, one genomic window encodes:
- the LOC113711874 gene encoding uncharacterized protein translates to MNEYRDNKTCYLHPREVVIGICALCLNERLLVLASQQEQLHQANNSNNHRTHSFTHRRNPMNLPRIFALSSLLNRLDLRHRKSDDQYHCESSSSQEDSFISIKFEDNGAASWEKSKELPKMPMQHSNMSLQQSLSKGAGDLGVKAVIEHPNPRGSMRWRKRIGHLFQLIRWKKSSKGNVCHVGTKIDGVKVRHGWIRTLTKRRTKE, encoded by the exons ATGAATGAATACAGAGATAACAAGACATGTTATCTCCATCCTAGGGAAGTGGTTATAGGGATTTGTGCTCTGTGCTTGAATGAAAGGCTGCTGGTCTTAGCCTCACAGCAGGAACAGCTTCACCAAGCCAACAACAGCAACAATCATAGAACTCACAGTTTTACTCATAGGAGAAATCCCATGAATTTGCCAAGGATCTTTGCTCTCAGCTCTTTGCTCAATCGCCTTGATCTTAGGCACAGAAAGTCAGATGACCAATACCACTGTGAGAGTTCAAGCAGTCAAGAAG ACTCATTCATATCCATCAAGTTTGAAGACAATGGTGCTGCTTCATGGGAGAAGAGCAAAGAACTCCCAAAGATGCCTATGCAGCATAGCAACATGTCATTGCAGCAAAGCTTGAGCAAAGGGGCTGGTGATCTAGGGGTCAAGGCTGTGATAGAGCATCCAAATCCACGTGGTTCGATGAGGTGGCGAAAGCGGATTGGACATTTGTTCCAGCTCATCAGATGGAAGAAGTCCAGTAAAGGAAATGTATGCCATGTGGGAACCAAGATTGACGGAGTGAAGGTGAGACATGGATGGATAAGAACTCTGACAAAGAGAAGGACCAAAGAATAA
- the LOC113712461 gene encoding long chain acyl-CoA synthetase 9, chloroplastic: MSAYIVGVLVPLVVTFLLRSSKSEKKRGVPVDVGGEPGYAIRNSRFPSPVETAWEGITTLAELFEQACKQHFDKRLLGTRKLISREIETSEDGRSFEKLHLGDYEWLTYGQAFEAVCNFASGLAQLGHGKGERVAIFADTRAEWFIALQGCFRRNVTVVTIYASLGEEALCHSLNETEVTTVVCGHKELKKLIDISGQLDTVKRIISMDDELPSNSASVSASVSWTLISFSDLLRLGQGHPVDPELPLAADIAVIMYTSGSTGLPKGVMMTHGNVLATGSAVMTIVPGLGTKDIYMAYLPLAHILELAAENIMAAVGISIGYGSPLTLTDTSNKIKKGTKGDASVLKPTLMACVPAILDRVRDGVRKKVDATGGLAKKLFDLAYARRLSAVNGSWWGAWGLERLLWNFLVFRKIRAILGGRIRFVLSGGAPLSGDTQRFINICLGVPIGQGYGLTETCAGGTFSEEDDTSVGRVGAPLPCSYVKLIDWPEGGYLTSDSPKPRGEIVIGGPNVTVGYFKSEEKTREVYKVDEKGMRWFYTGDIGQFHADGCLEIIDRKKDIVKLQHGEYVSLGKVEAALIISPYVDNIMLHADPFHSYCVALVVASQAAIEEWASKKGIEYTNFSDLCQKEETIKEVHGSLVKAAKAARLEKFEIPAKIILLSEPWTPESGLVTAALKIKRESIRKAFSEDLAKLYSS, translated from the exons AAGGGATCACCACTCTTGCGGAGCTTTTTGAGCAAGCATGCAAGCAGCATTTTGACAAGAGACTACTAGGTACTAGGAAGTTAATTTCCAGAGAGATTGAGACATCCGAAGATGGAAGGTCCTTTGAGAAGCTTCATTTGGGTGATTATGAGTGGTTAACTTATGGCCAAGCTTTTGAAGCTGTATGCAATTTTGCCTCTGGTTTAGCACAACTTGGTCATGGAAAGGGAGAACGTGTAGCCATCTTTGCTGATACACGGGCGGAGTGGTTCATTGCACTGCAG GGTTGCTTCAGGCGGAATGTGACTGTTGTGACCATTTATGCATCTCTGGGGGAAGAAGCTCTCTGTCATTCACTAAATGAG ACTGAGGTTACAACTGTTGTTTGTGGGCACAAAGAACTGAAGAAACTTATAGATATAAGCGGGCAACTTGACACAGTAAAACGTATAATCAGCATGGATGATGAGCTTCCATCGAATTCAGCATCAGTTTCTGCTAGTGTTAGCTGGACGCTTATATCCTTTTCTGATCTACTAAGGCTTGGTCAAGGACATCCTGTTGATCCAGAATTACCTCTTGCAGCTGACATTGCAGTCATAATGTATACCAGCGGAAGTACTGGATTGCCTAAG GGTGTAATGATGACACATGGCAATGTTTTAGCTACAGGCTCTGCTGTTATGACTATCGTTCCTGGCCTTGGAACAAAGGACATTTACATGGCATACCTACCCCTAGCCCATATTCTTGAACTAGCTGCTGAG AATATTATGGCAGCTGTTGGAATTTCTATAGGGTATGGCTCTCCCTTGACTCTTACTGATACTTCAAATAAGATAAAGAAGGGAACAAAAGGGGATGCATCTGTTTTAAAGCCTACACTGATGGCTTGTGTCCCAGCAATTCTTGATCGTGTTCGAGATGGTGTTCGCAAGAAG GTAGATGCTACAGGTGGACTAGCAAAGAAACTGTTTGATTTGGCATATGCTCGTCGACTGTCTGCAGTAAATGGAAGTTGGTGGGGAGCTTGGGGTCTGGAGAGGCTTCTTTGGAACTTTCTGGTGTTCAGAAAAATAAGAGCAATTTTGGGTGGCCGTATCCGTTTTGTACTATCTGGAGGTGCTCCGCTTTCGGGTGATACTCAAAGATTCATCAACATATGTCTGGG TGTTCCAATAGGCCAGGGCTATGGTCTGACTGAGACCTGTGCCGGCGGGACATTCAGTGAGGAGGATGATACATCTGTTGGTCGTGTGGGTGCCCCACTGCCTTGTTCATATGTTAAG TTGATAGACTGGCCCGAGGGTGGATATCTAACGAGTGATTCTCCAAAGCCTCGAGGCGAAATCGTTATTGGTGGGCCAAATGTTActgttggatatttcaaaagtGAAGAGAAAACCAGGGAAGTATACAAG GTTGATGAGAAAGGCATGAGGTGGTTCTACACAGGTGACATTGGGCAATTTCATGCTGATGGTTGCCTTGAGATAATTGATCGAAAAAAGGATATAGTCAAACTTCAGCATGGAGAGTATGTTTCCCTAGGAAAG GTTGAGGCTGCTCTTATCATTAGCCCGTATGTCGATAATATTATGCTACATGCTGATCCTTTCCATAGCTACTGTGTTGCTTTAGTGGTTGCTTCACAAGCTGCCATTGAAGAATGGGCATCCAAGAAAGGGATTGAGTACACCAACTTTTCAGACCTATGCCAAAAAGAAGAAACTATAAAGGAAGTGCATGGTTCATTAGTAAAG GCAGCAAAGGCTGCACGCCTCGAGAAGTTCGAGATCCCTGCAAAAATTATACTCCTTTCAGAACCATGGACTCCTGAATCTGGCCTTGTGACAGCAGCTTTAAAGATTAAGAGAGAATCCATCAGAAAGGCATTCTCTGAGGATCTGGCCAAACTGTATTCTTCATGA